The Salminus brasiliensis chromosome 4, fSalBra1.hap2, whole genome shotgun sequence nucleotide sequence taaacccttctctctaaccctaatcataacctcaaccctaaaccaCTCAATCTAGGCCCAGTCTCAGCGTGCAGTGTGTTACTGATTAGCGAGTGTGTGTCAATAAGCTTAAGGGAACTATTAAATAAAGTGCAGTCAGATGTTCCTGGATGACACACTGACCAAATGTCCACATTGTTCTCTCAGGCAGAAAACAAGCTGCAGTGGACCTCCTGCATCCCCACCACTGCATCGAAGCCGTCTTTAATGGGACTGTAAATGTGCTTCACCTGCTTAGGCGTCACCAGACTGAGCAAACATGTGAGTCATGCTAAAGCTCGCTAACGAGCAAAACAACTGCACAGCAAACTCCACGTCTGCCGTCTACAGCGCAGTACTACTCCGCTCCATCTGCAGTCTCCATGTTCAGAATCAGCACACTGAAAATATACTGTTGGCAGGGtggaagatagcaatgagcatcagggtgtaagatagggcccaatAAGTCAcggaattgttcacagtggtggggaATGAAACCAGATCCTTCTAAGAACGTTATAAAATCAATGAGTTAAACAACGGCTATTAATACACTGCAtgagacactgttttacactgtaaaaaaatggGTGGAGGGATACGTAcacaaaatagtccccaaaaaGATTAAAATTCGTACTTTTTCCAGATTTGCCAATTTTTTCTCATCATTAACATCACAAATAAACTCTAGGAGACGTGTGCTGGTGGTAGGTTCACTGGCGGTTTCAGATAGTAAATCAAAAGGCTATATTTGTTGTCTTGTTGACCCCCGGTTTCATTCACCAAAGgtttatcacacactaaggtgtattactcagttactacgggacttctgtacaaactggtggggctattctctgctaatagaagtttataataaccacaggctgtttaaggggttaaagaaatCAGAAGTCAttaggtttctctacagtgaaccatttcacaccaaaccccacaCCCCCCCATTTGCCTTTCAGAACTGCAGTGGgttatataatgatatataatacgcttatataataaaataaaacatatatggGAGTTATACCTGCCATGGATGAAACGTTGATGATGACTCCTCCCTCCTTGCCATATTCTTTACTCATGTGATCCAGAGCTAGGTATGTCCCCTTTATGACTGACGTCTGTAATGAATATATACAGTACGTATTTCCATTAGACACAGATACAGTACATATAGTGTTAATAGTAAATCACATTAGGGGTGGACAATACAATGCAATATGACTGTACTTTATTGTTTTAGTGATAAATTACGGATCAGCTGAGATGGGCTATATATAGGCATTTTAGCATAATTACAACAATAATAGGTTTTGCTAATGTGATTAGCTATTTGTTGGATAATAAATCCATCCCTTTTAACTCAGATGTTTTTTCTCTGTGCCAACACATAATAATGTGCATCACGTATCGTAAAAAATAtgagtatatgtatatatataagttgGGGTCCCGGgcggtccagcggactaaggcatcgacagccgaggcccagagagagcgcaattggccctgctctctccagAGTGGGGAGATGGTAGTTTTACTGTGCTGCTGGTTGTCACTGGCGTTTGCAGGCTGGTGCATTGGAGCCAGGTATGCTCTGCTTCCTTCCAGGCACGTTCGTTGCCTGGTGGTGTTGCATCAACGGCAATGAATGAACAACttgaggaggtgtgtgtgttggtctgcCCTTGGTGGTGGCAGGAGTATTGCAAGCAATGTGGGGGAGTACGTACAGGTTGGGTAACTGGTGTCCAAATTAGGGAAAATGTGTGAAAACTAGAGCAACTGCAGGTGTCATTAAAAATCACCTTAGAAATTCATAAAaaaattagatgaagagcagcagatctgtaaatcactgtattcagtacaggagagtctctgaatagaagtttataagaatctgttttAGAAatttacatgtatcgtgataaatactGATAAATTATTgcgaaaaaagtctttaataatcgtgatgtagtatttttactatatcgcccagccctagtaaaaaaaataataaaaataaggtGAGGTAACATGATATAATATTGTTACCACCCCGTAACGGGGTGTATGCTATATTGAATATATTGTCAGTACAGAACAAatgcatgtttgtttgttttttttacaaaaaggCTGGATTCAGTGTAGTTGTGCTGTGTGACAAGTTAATAAATACTTTTTGAATTcattgtattcatttattaaattataaaaatgaGTTTAAAATAACGAATCAAGTTCCAAATACTGAAtttaaatcagaatcagaaatactttattgatctgAGGTGGGAAATTGCCGTTGCAACCATTTGTGTAAGtataaacactaaaaaaattaaaaagagaaaaaaattaaatatgtacaaatatgtTTATACGttatatgaatatagtaaagtgCCAAAGTGTCAGTAGCTGTGATCATAAATATGGAATATACTGTATAAATCAGTTCAAATTATTGtacacatattaaaataaatcgAACTGTATAATTTGAGTACTGAtgcttttttaatgtggcaacaGCACTGCATTTTGTCTCCTCCAACTAAAGAAAACTCCAACACTGTAAAAGGGATCTGAGTCACAAAGTGTCCTCAAATAGCATGACTATTTTATCACCCTATCCCTGATTCACAGCACTTTAACTCCAAATGGAAATCATTACTGCACTTTCACTTCCTGCTCTAAAGTGCCACACTGTTACCTTCTGTACAGCTGTAAACTGCTCTCAGGCGTCGTGTCAGTTCAGCGCTGCTGAGGCCATGGTGTGGAGTAAAAACACTTCAGAGCGATATGAGTGATTGGCCACAGTGCTGCTGTTGACACAGCTCCAGCTAATGCCTGGCAGCATGCCAAATCAAATGTCAGTCCTACGCTCTCGTCCAAATTACCAAAGTCCGGAGTGACTCTGACCTCGCTGGTGCCAGGGGTTAGCATGTCTTGTAAGAAGTCCTGTTTTATTTGTGTTCTCTGTCCCTTTCCTACCTTTAaaacagtggttggtgtggcgcaacagataacaccactacatgccactgagctaccacactaaGTGGGAGACGGGGGTttaattcccggtctgggtgactatgctgcgctacacgaataagagtccttgggcaagactcttaacactacactgaccctcctctgtaatacaggtaaccttgtaagtcgctctggataagagcgtctgctaaatgccacaaatgtaaatgtaaaacgtaagggggggggggtgatataGCCAACATCTGACATCATGATGCTGAAATACGTAATAAATGtatgaacagcagagtcacctTTTGTGGATTATTAGGTTAGCATGATTTAGCATATCTTGGGGcagtagtggtggctcagcggttagagctctgggttattgatgacagggttgtaggttcaatactcaggctcagcaagctgccactgttgggcccttgagcaaggcccttcaccctctctgatCCCCAGGCGCTATAGCAATGGCTGCCCaagctctgggcatgtgtgctcactggaaGCCAAATGTCTTGTCTTGAGatcccacagggttcagttGTGGGGCCTGTGAAACTTATGTTAATAATGGCCAATAATGTTAGTATTAGTAATGTGCTTATGAAAGTAATGGAGTGTGGCTTAAGTAAGAGCTGgtcaatatgatgatattttatcgtatcgtgatgaCAATAGGCCTTTCTAtacatatggaggagactgttagtgttaataaacactgatcagctgcaggtttctaacattactaacagtgtaattagatgaaaagcagcagaTATTAAttttgagtataaatcactgtattcaatatgggagaggatctgaatagtagtttataggAATCTGCAGCTACTGATGCTtctagtctgtgattacatgtatcgtgataaatattgtttattgcaaaaaaactctttaaatattgtgatatagtatttttaccatatcacccagccctagctTAAGTACTACAGGATCTCTATTTTGAAATATTGCATTTGTGATCTCTGAAGTGTGATTTTTAATGACAGGGTTGCAGTTGCTCTGAGCTCTAGGAGTATTGATGGTGTGCTGTATatgcttgatttttttttgcctctaCTTAAAACCCCTGTGTCTTTAACGGTTCTTCTAGGCCTGGAGGATGGACTGATTTTTTCTCAGCAGTTTTCTCTCCAGCAGTTAGTAACCAGCTTTAGCATTAACCCTGCCGAACTAGTGCTCACCACAGTCTCATCTACTGTTTGCACCTGGTTTCCAAAAAGCGTTGGATTATtccatttttaccatttttatgAGAGATATTTTAGAGGGAAGCACCTTTGAAGGTGTGGAGAAGGTTCTTTTTTATGCATGATCTTAGCATGTTTCTGCAGTTAACTCGTGGAATTAGAATAAGACATTAAATATGTGAACGTTGACTCATTTTAAGATGTGAAGCACCTCATGAACTTGGCTACTTGGCTACAAATGTTTAGGCTGGTGGAATGACTGCAGGGAAAAGGGCTGGTGCTGTGCATCAGTGATACTGCGTGGGCTTGGTTGTTCATAGGAACATGAGGTATTTTCTGCTtggattttgttaaaatgggaaCTATACTTGAGCAAATGTCAGTGTACAGTACTTTGAGTTTCATTACCTACATTTACACCAACGTTCTGCACATTTTACAAGcaataaatgacataaaaagCATAAAATCCTTTATGATATTTGTTGCCCAGCAGCTTGTTTCCGTCAAAGCGATTCTTTGGGATCCAACTGCCTTATGGGGGACATGCAGATATTTACTGCATACATCTACTGTTGCAGACGTTTTGGCTTATTCTTATTAAGGTTAACTGACATGAGTTTTAACATCTCTACAAAAATCTAAATGTGGCATTATTCCCTCCCAGGGTCACACCAACAGTTTTTGACGTGCTTCCAAAAGATCTCAAGAGCTTAAGTTCACAGTTGACAGCGATAATATGCTCATTAAAGAAGGCTAATATCATTAGTGATGGGTCTCAGGTCTGATATTAGCAGATAATGCTAAAGGGGGTTCCTCCAGGGTGGTACACTCTtattaaaagggttcttcaagggttctttactaaaggaAATGTTCTATAAAGCAGCATGTGAACTTACTGAAGACTAGGTCTCTCAAACTGTTCCAGCATTTAAACCACCAAAAAAGCTTCAGGCCTTCAAATGAAAATGCAGTTGTTGTCAGTTTTTagtacgtaaaaaaaaaaagaactgaccATAAAGCAGCTATGTGCTACAACACTCAGCTTCCCGTTTCCTGTTTAGTGTCGGAGCAGTTTTGCATGAATAAtcatccttttttttaatgttgctAAAAGCATGTAGAGCTACAACCCTAGAGCACGATCGGCCTACACTTGTCTTAAAACCTGACCATTAACCTGAGTGTTAATGAGTCTTAACATCTCTACAAAGATCTAAATGTGGCATTATTCCCTCCCAGGGTCACACCAACAGTTTTTGATGTGCTTCCAAAAGATCTCAAGAGCTTTAGTTCACAGTTGACAGCGATGCTATGCTCATTAAGGAAGGCTAATATCATTAGTGATGGGTATCAGGCCTGATATTAGCAGATAATGCTGAAGGGGGTTCCTGTAGGGTGGTACACTCTtattaaaagggttcttcaagggttctttactaaagaaaaTGTTCTATAAAGCAGCTGACCAACTTACAGAAGACTGTGGATGCtttattgattgtttttttttttatccatagATGATTTAGATGACCATAAAAAAGATCACACTAGGATTTTGAGTCAAAGAATGTCTTTTAAAGATAATATAAGCTCATTGTTTTGCTTAGACTGCTGAGGTGTTGAGTATTTCGTGAATGATAGTgtacttttagatgctcattTAACTGAAGTGCTTAACCATGTATCAGAAATTAAGACGTTCTGAGAGGCAATGCATGTTCTAAGCTCCCTCCTGACCCCAAACCAGCACTGTAGCTCCAGCATTGTAGCTCTATTGTAGCTCTTTGACCTTTTAGGCCTGAAACGTGAGAGAAGCAATGCAGTAGGTGTGTCATGTTTGCTGTGTGATAGTAACTCATCTTGAATGATCTTAAATGCCAGGTGGCAGCTTTTGTGCCCTGGAGCAGTAGGTATAAGGCAATCCAGGCTAAGCTGTGTAAACTGTGGATCAGGACAAACACAATTAACACAAGGAAAACAGCAAACCCTAACCCATAGCACATATCTGCACCTACCAGGTTGACTTCTATGGTCTTCTCCCAGTTCTTCTCGTTGTTGATTCCAGCATTGTTGATGACGATATCCAGTCTTCCGAACTGCTCCACTGTGCTTTGAAAGGCTTCTGAAAAccgtcaccccccccccacacacacaccccaaaacaAGAGAACATTAGAACAGGTTTTAATGACTGCGAAAGTGCAACTTACCCCCCGAAGGCACGCTATACAGTGGCAAACTGCCCCGACTGCTTTTCAGAAAAGGGAACAGGATTTGAGCCAGTGCTTGGCTGGCAGCTGCAGCattccacagacacacacactcaatgaaTAGCTGTCCTTAATGTAACACACTCTGCAGAAACAAGTTCAGCAGGGTTCAGCAATGAGCTCCACCACACCGAAGACAGACAAATGAGCCCGAAGAATAAAGAGGTAACAGACTGGGACAAAAACCACAGAGAGCGCAAAATCGAGCCCGGGAAGACTGCACAAACACTCTGGACATCCGAGGAACATTCCAAAGCCTTCGCCCGGGGCCTTTTAGGAAGTTTATACGAGACCTGTTGAAGCACTGAACAGTCATATCTTGTTGCGATGATCCAATATGTAGGTGCTCAAGGGCTTAGGGAAATAATAAACAGTCTACCTGAGACGGTGTAGTCGGTTGTGCCAAAGCAGAGAGGATTAGACATGTCGTGAATAGGCTGGAGAAGGCAGGGACAactaatataatacatacagaATTCCACCAATTTCAGTCGTGTGGATGTAAACAGTCCCTCAGAGCGGGTGTGGGGTTGAAATGGTCATTGCAAACTGCGATTTCTTGAAGGTGGAGATAGGACTCAGGGGTCATCTACgatccaaaaccaccagtgaacgTATATACGAGCATAAATCTGACGAAAATACCATTTCCACAGCATAGGTTGGGAATGATCTACCTTACAATATCCCTGCATGCAGTTCTCCACCACGCAATGTGTTTTCGAGCTCTCGCAAAACTATGGCAGAGCAGTGTTTCAGGCATCAGGTCGTCTATTCTCAACTATAAGCTGCAATAACCTTCTGTGaaggagcttttagaggttaCGCTACGCTcctcagacgtctggttccctTCACCACCATTCTGAATGATTCTGATTCAGGCTATTTCTCCAGAACCGAGCTTCCCACACCAAATTCACATAGATTGGCTTTGTTTACATCCCAAAAAACTATTTTATCCAGGTGACAGAAAAACGAGATGGGTTTCCCCTTTAACATCACTTTAACTTCAACCCTTCTTCCAACGCTGCTAAAAAGCTGCCAACTTGCCCCAGAGGCAGCAAGCACCACCTCCAACAGCACCACCTTTATCTACAGCCTGAAAGTGTGTCTGGAAAGCACTGAGTCTGGTCACCTTGCAGTCGTCCTCGGTCCGTCACGTCACACTGGATGAAAACACAGTTGCCTTCTCCATGCTGCTGGTCCAACGCGCTCTTACACTCCTCCCCAACCGACTGGTTCAGGTCCACGAGCGCGACCTGGATCACAAACAGCAACACAATGCCCTTAAAACCAGAACACcacccagcagcagcagtacaCCAAAACCAGAGGAGTCCACAGAAGTTCTGGAGCAGAGATGAAGCGAGCTGAAGGTCCAGCCACGCACCTTGGCCTGGTTCTGAAGCAGGATCTCCGCGGCTGCCCGGCCGATCCCCTGCGCGCCACCGGTCACCAGCGCCACTTTGCCCCGCAGAGCCATGCTGGTGTCCGGGCGCGCGCAGCGCAGCGCTTTATGTAGAgcgagggaggaggaggaggaggaggtgaggggggggggggggggggggggggcgtagCAGGGGAGCTGCCTCCACCCAGGGTTGAGCTACAGCACAGCAGCATGCAGATAGTTATCAGTGCACACAGGCTATCAAAACAAGCTACAAGCTAAAGTGCATACAGTAGAGTGCAGAAGTTTTAGCCCCCTGTACAGAAAGTGGtgatggtggaggttctccatcactgtgttcattattagaacatctccatagttctcctctctcatggagtctagtattatttagagttctcctcagatcaacacctggtttggtggtaaatcagggcttaatgatggtaaatcaggtgagctgctgctgctgctgctgctgatggagttgaacacatcctccacgctgtgctggctggactggggggcgtccaggagaaccctggaggagccgagctctgttcttcggactagctcaccaacaagatctcactactttctttcttcagaatgagaagctcttgtttctcctttttactggatttatgttcacctgctttatctgctctggtgagatctggagcttctacagtagaaaccctctcactgctgagagacaggggttagaacagtgtgattgaGGATCTAAAACCTCTAACAAAAGGACTGTATATCCAAATAAAGCATCAACGAGATCTTCATCCAGGGTGTGGGATGGTACTAGTAGTATATTAGAAATATAAGAAGGTGAGATTATTCGGTTGGGGGCGTTTTTACCTTCTCAACATTTGAAAAAAGAGACTTAATGGTGGCCAAGATGGCAGAGTGCAGAAATCCAACTCATTGcgaagggttcacttactttttcacacttactgtttttctgttttctctagAGCTCTATTGATGTTCTACGGCCATGCTGACTGAAAAACAGTGAACCTTAGTTTTAGGAAGTTTAGTTAGCATTAAACTCCATTGCAACCGGTTATGTGTTGGTAATGATGTGTTGAAGTAACAGCAATCATTACTTTATCAGCTTTCCCACTTTTTTTCAACCAGCTGGTGACATTCCGTATAAATAAAGTAGTGGCCACGACTTAGTATGGCGTGGGAACAAGATCCTATATTGTGTCCATGACTTATCAAGGTGTGGGAAGAGTTCCTAtattgtggccatgacttagtaagagAAAATCTCACTAAGTCATGACCATGACCTAATTATCTCATTCCACACCTTGCTAAGttatggccacaacttaattatctGGTTCCCACACCTTACGAAGTCATGGCCaagacttaattatcttgttctcATACTATATTAACTTGTGACATGAACTTAATTACCTCATTCTATGCCTtgctaagttgtggccatgacttaattatcttgttctcATGCTTTATTAAGTTGTGGCATcaacttaattatctcattcccaaGCCTTACTAAGtcgtggccatgacttaatGATCTCGTTCCCATGCTTTATTAAGTTGTGGCATcaacttaattatctcattcccaaGCCTTACTAAGTCGTGGCCATGACTTATTTATCTTGTTCTTATGCTTTATTAACTTGTGACATCAccttaattatctcattctaTGCTTTGCTAAGTcatggccatgacttaattatcttgttctcATACTTTTTTAAGTTATGGCATCAACATTATTATCTAATTCCCAAGCCTTATTAAGTTGTGGCATTAACTTAATTATCTAATTCCCA carries:
- the hpgd gene encoding 15-hydroxyprostaglandin dehydrogenase [NAD(+)], producing MALRGKVALVTGGAQGIGRAAAEILLQNQAKVALVDLNQSVGEECKSALDQQHGEGNCVFIQCDVTDRGRLQEAFQSTVEQFGRLDIVINNAGINNEKNWEKTIEVNLTSVIKGTYLALDHMSKEYGKEGGVIINVSSMAAFLHSPHQPVYTATKHGVIGFSRAMADASEQCDYGVRINALCPAFVDTQLLHTVENEETMGKFVKFKDEFKQRMDKYGVLQPSLIAEGMMRIITDETLNGAVMKITCSKGIHFHTYEPLSA